The following are encoded in a window of Brevinematales bacterium genomic DNA:
- a CDS encoding DUF4349 domain-containing protein, with product MKEKIIRGLIILAIGFGALFLIRMIYAFAAGEKPYSPPGYQDNTMMLNNNINVSAGLEQGTPASYYRYGNFMSETTMKYINDKGGAPQPVTIEQKYEMVANISLRSSRFETDEADIRGLIASNQAVIQNESRNGLPGNRILQLVIGVPPEHFDSIIKSLQKFGTVKSLSINKYDKTGEYQDLNVQKQSLETMRDSLVALKKKPGTINEMIELEKQILEIEKTIRGLGVSLGGFSKENEFCTVELTVSEGSGVLSYIFAVIVLSLEWTFWTYLAIMGFGALALVSVFVVIKIMEKTGFLFKASPKQTAKKKRIKA from the coding sequence ATGAAAGAGAAAATTATCCGCGGGCTGATTATTCTGGCAATCGGTTTCGGGGCGTTATTTTTAATCCGTATGATCTACGCGTTCGCGGCGGGGGAAAAACCCTACAGCCCGCCGGGGTATCAAGATAACACTATGATGCTGAACAATAATATCAATGTCAGCGCAGGGTTGGAACAGGGTACACCGGCTTCGTACTACAGGTACGGTAACTTTATGAGCGAAACGACGATGAAATATATCAACGATAAGGGCGGCGCTCCCCAGCCTGTCACGATCGAACAGAAGTACGAGATGGTCGCGAATATTTCCCTCCGCAGTTCGCGGTTCGAGACGGATGAAGCGGATATCCGCGGGCTGATCGCGTCCAATCAGGCGGTCATCCAGAATGAGAGCCGCAACGGGCTTCCCGGAAACCGCATCCTCCAACTGGTGATCGGCGTGCCCCCGGAGCATTTCGACAGTATAATAAAATCTCTCCAGAAATTCGGTACGGTTAAGAGCTTATCGATCAACAAGTACGATAAAACCGGCGAATACCAGGACTTGAACGTACAGAAACAGTCGCTCGAGACGATGCGGGATTCCTTGGTCGCGCTCAAAAAGAAGCCCGGTACGATCAACGAAATGATCGAACTGGAGAAACAGATACTGGAGATAGAAAAAACGATACGCGGATTGGGAGTCAGCCTCGGCGGGTTTTCTAAGGAGAACGAGTTCTGCACGGTTGAGTTGACGGTCTCGGAAGGCAGCGGCGTCCTCTCGTACATATTCGCGGTGATCGTCCTCTCGCTGGAATGGACATTCTGGACCTATCTTGCGATCATGGGATTTGGCGCGCTGGCATTAGTCTCTGTCTTTGTAGTGATAAAAATTATGGAAAAAACGGGATTTCTTTTTAAGGCCTCGCCGAAACAAACCGCTAAAAAGAAGCGCATAAAAGCCTGA